A part of Kitasatospora kifunensis genomic DNA contains:
- the araA gene encoding L-arabinose isomerase, with the protein MSTASVPRPSEESPVTKSTEEREVWFLTGSQGLYGLETLRQVADQSRRIAAALEDSDLPVKVLWMPVLTDAAAIRRMCLEANAEDRCAGLIAWMHTFSPAKMWIAGLDALTKPLLHLHTQANVELPWHSIDMDFMNLNQAAHGDREFGFVQTRLGVARKTVAGHVGDPAVTARIASWARAATGRAELGSLKLARFGDNMRDVAVTEGDKVEAQRRFGVSVNTYGVNDLVAAVDSTSDAEVGALVKEYQETYRLAPELGADGARHDSLRYAARIELGLRGFLEAGGFKAFTTNFEDLGGLRQLPGLAVQRLMADGYGFGGEGDWKTSLLLRTLKAMSTGLPGGTSFMEDYTYHLEPGRELILGAHMLEVCPSIASGTPSCEIHPLSIGGREDPVRLVFDAEPGPAVVVGLADLGDRFRLVANEIDVVESPAPLPNLPVARAVWQPRPDLRTSTEAWLTAGAPHHTVLSSAVGTEELDDLAEMLGVELLAIDADTTVRRFTRELRWNQAYHRLAQGF; encoded by the coding sequence ATGTCTACGGCCAGCGTCCCGCGGCCCAGTGAGGAGTCACCCGTGACGAAGTCCACCGAGGAGCGCGAAGTCTGGTTCCTGACCGGGAGCCAGGGACTCTACGGGCTGGAGACGCTGCGCCAGGTCGCCGACCAGTCACGGCGGATCGCCGCCGCGCTGGAGGACTCGGACCTGCCCGTGAAGGTCCTCTGGATGCCGGTGCTCACGGACGCCGCCGCGATCCGCCGGATGTGCCTGGAGGCCAACGCCGAGGACCGCTGCGCCGGCCTGATCGCCTGGATGCACACCTTCTCGCCGGCCAAGATGTGGATCGCCGGTCTGGACGCCCTGACCAAGCCGCTGCTCCACCTGCACACTCAGGCCAACGTCGAACTGCCTTGGCACTCCATCGACATGGACTTCATGAACCTGAACCAGGCCGCCCACGGCGACCGCGAGTTCGGCTTCGTGCAGACCCGGCTCGGGGTGGCCCGCAAGACCGTCGCCGGGCACGTCGGCGACCCCGCCGTGACCGCCAGGATCGCCTCCTGGGCGCGGGCCGCCACCGGCCGCGCCGAGCTGGGCAGCCTCAAGCTGGCCCGCTTCGGGGACAACATGCGCGACGTGGCGGTCACCGAGGGCGACAAGGTCGAGGCGCAGCGCCGGTTCGGCGTCTCGGTCAACACCTACGGCGTCAACGACCTGGTGGCGGCGGTGGATTCGACCTCCGACGCCGAGGTCGGCGCGCTGGTCAAGGAGTACCAGGAGACCTACCGCCTCGCGCCCGAGTTGGGCGCGGACGGTGCGCGGCACGACTCGCTGCGCTACGCGGCACGGATCGAGCTCGGCCTGCGCGGTTTCCTCGAGGCCGGCGGCTTCAAGGCCTTCACCACCAACTTCGAGGACCTCGGCGGCCTGCGCCAGCTGCCCGGACTCGCCGTGCAGCGGTTGATGGCCGACGGCTACGGCTTCGGCGGGGAGGGGGACTGGAAGACCTCGCTGCTGCTGCGCACCCTGAAGGCGATGTCCACCGGCCTGCCCGGCGGTACCTCCTTCATGGAGGACTACACCTACCACCTGGAGCCCGGACGGGAGTTGATCCTCGGCGCGCACATGCTGGAGGTCTGCCCGAGCATCGCCTCCGGCACGCCCTCCTGCGAGATCCACCCGCTCTCCATCGGCGGTCGCGAGGACCCGGTGCGGCTCGTCTTCGATGCCGAACCGGGCCCGGCCGTGGTGGTCGGCCTGGCCGACCTCGGGGACCGCTTCCGGCTGGTCGCCAACGAGATCGACGTGGTCGAGTCGCCGGCGCCGCTGCCCAACCTGCCTGTCGCCAGGGCGGTCTGGCAGCCCCGCCCGGACCTGCGCACTTCCACCGAGGCCTGGCTGACGGCGGGTGCGCCGCACCACACGGTGCTCTCCAGCGCCGTCGGCACCGAGGAGCTGGACGACCTCGCGGAGATGCTCGGCGTCGAGCTCCTGGCGATCGACGCCGACACCACGGTCCGGCGGTTCACCCGGGAACTGCGCTGGAACCAGGCCTACCACCGGCTGGCCCAGGGGTTCTGA
- a CDS encoding L-ribulose-5-phosphate 4-epimerase: protein MTTTIETIRRQVSDLHQELVRYGLVVWTAGNVSARVPGEELLVIKPSGVPYEELTPEHMIVCDLDGNVVEGRHSPSSDTAAHAYVYRHLPEVGGVVHTHSTYACAWAARGEAVPCVLTAMADEFGAEIPVGPFALIGDDSIGRGIVDTLSGHRSPAVLMRSHGVFTIGNDAKAAVKAAVMCEDVARTVHISRQLGEPLPIAQADIDSLNHRYRHVYGQRPAAQ, encoded by the coding sequence GTGACCACGACCATCGAGACGATCCGCCGCCAGGTCAGCGACCTGCACCAGGAGTTGGTGCGCTACGGCCTGGTGGTCTGGACCGCCGGCAACGTCTCCGCCCGCGTCCCGGGCGAAGAACTGCTGGTGATCAAGCCCAGCGGCGTCCCGTACGAGGAGCTGACGCCCGAGCACATGATCGTCTGCGACCTGGACGGCAACGTGGTGGAGGGCAGGCACTCGCCCTCCTCCGACACCGCCGCGCACGCCTACGTCTACCGCCACCTGCCCGAGGTCGGGGGAGTGGTGCACACCCACTCCACCTACGCCTGTGCCTGGGCGGCCCGCGGTGAGGCGGTGCCCTGCGTGCTCACCGCGATGGCCGACGAGTTCGGCGCCGAGATCCCCGTCGGCCCGTTCGCGCTGATCGGCGACGACTCGATCGGCCGGGGGATCGTGGACACCCTCAGCGGCCACCGCTCGCCTGCCGTCCTGATGCGCAGCCACGGTGTCTTCACCATCGGCAACGACGCCAAGGCCGCGGTCAAGGCGGCCGTGATGTGCGAGGACGTGGCGCGCACCGTGCACATCTCCCGCCAGCTCGGCGAGCCGCTGCCGATCGCCCAGGCCGACATCGACAGCCTCAACCACCGCTACCGACATGTCTACGGCCAGCGTCCCGCGGCCCAGTGA
- a CDS encoding ribulokinase: MRRRPATSPDSPEAKDQNVTVPPASPDPESYVVGIDFGTLSGRAVVVRVRDGEELGTAVHEYPHAVIEHRLPGTDGELPPDWALQHPADWREVLRTAVPAAVAAAGVDPARVIGIATDFTSCTVLPVRADGTALAEIPQWADRPHAWPKLWKHHAAQHQADRINALAHARGEKWIARYGGKVSAEWQYAKALQVLEEDPEVYAVCERWIEAADWIVWQLTGTESRNACTAGYKGLHQDGGYPSEDYLAALHPQFADFARTRLEHPLAPLGSRVGSLTAEAAAWTGLPQGIAVAAGNVDAHVAAPAARAVENGQLLAIMGTSTCHVVNGATLAEVPGICGVVENGIVTGSYGYEAGQSAVGDIFAWWLRQGLPAEYLAEAETYGEDAHQLLTRKAAGQPVGGHGLVALDWLNGNRCTLVDHDLSGVIVGLTLATRPEEVYRALLEATAFGTRVIVEALEGGGVPVTEYIVTGGLGKNALLMQIHADVLRRPVSLAVSEQGSALGSAIHAAVAAGAHADVRTASAAMGRVRQAAYRPDPQRADAYDRLYAEYRALHDRFATDGTLHRLRRIRNAALAAATGTAPTAPTDPSDATQPTDPSEAP, from the coding sequence ATGCGTCGGCGACCGGCCACGTCACCGGACTCCCCCGAAGCGAAGGACCAGAACGTGACCGTGCCGCCTGCCAGCCCGGACCCGGAGAGCTACGTCGTCGGCATCGACTTCGGCACGCTCTCCGGTCGAGCCGTCGTGGTCCGAGTCCGGGACGGCGAGGAGCTCGGGACGGCCGTCCACGAGTACCCGCACGCCGTCATCGAGCACCGGCTGCCCGGCACCGACGGAGAGCTGCCTCCGGACTGGGCGCTCCAACACCCCGCGGACTGGCGCGAGGTGCTGCGCACCGCCGTCCCCGCCGCCGTGGCCGCCGCAGGTGTGGACCCCGCCCGAGTCATCGGCATCGCCACCGACTTCACCTCCTGCACGGTGCTGCCGGTCCGCGCCGACGGCACCGCGCTCGCCGAGATCCCGCAGTGGGCCGACCGCCCGCACGCCTGGCCCAAGTTGTGGAAGCACCACGCCGCCCAGCACCAGGCCGACCGCATCAACGCCCTGGCCCACGCCCGGGGCGAGAAGTGGATCGCGCGCTATGGCGGCAAGGTCTCCGCCGAGTGGCAGTACGCCAAGGCGCTGCAGGTGCTGGAGGAGGACCCCGAGGTCTACGCGGTCTGCGAGCGCTGGATCGAGGCCGCCGACTGGATCGTCTGGCAGCTCACCGGCACCGAGAGCCGCAACGCCTGCACCGCCGGCTACAAGGGCCTGCACCAGGACGGCGGGTACCCGAGCGAGGACTACCTGGCCGCGCTGCACCCGCAGTTCGCCGACTTCGCCCGCACCCGGCTCGAGCACCCGCTCGCCCCGCTCGGCTCCCGGGTCGGCTCGCTGACCGCCGAGGCGGCCGCCTGGACCGGCCTGCCGCAGGGCATCGCGGTCGCCGCCGGCAACGTGGACGCCCACGTGGCCGCGCCCGCCGCACGAGCCGTGGAGAACGGGCAACTTCTCGCCATCATGGGCACCTCCACCTGCCACGTGGTCAACGGCGCCACGCTGGCCGAGGTGCCCGGAATCTGCGGCGTCGTCGAGAACGGCATCGTCACCGGCAGCTACGGCTACGAGGCCGGCCAGAGCGCCGTAGGCGACATCTTCGCCTGGTGGCTGCGCCAGGGCCTGCCCGCCGAGTACCTTGCGGAGGCCGAGACCTACGGCGAGGACGCGCACCAACTGCTCACCCGCAAGGCCGCCGGCCAGCCGGTGGGCGGGCACGGCCTGGTGGCGCTGGACTGGCTGAACGGCAACCGCTGCACCCTGGTCGACCACGACCTCTCCGGCGTGATCGTCGGCCTCACCCTGGCCACCCGCCCGGAGGAGGTCTACCGCGCCCTGCTGGAGGCCACCGCGTTCGGCACCCGCGTCATCGTCGAGGCGCTGGAGGGCGGCGGCGTGCCGGTCACCGAGTACATCGTCACCGGTGGGCTCGGCAAGAACGCCCTGCTGATGCAGATCCACGCCGACGTGCTGCGCCGACCGGTCTCGCTGGCCGTGTCCGAGCAGGGGTCGGCCCTCGGCTCCGCCATCCACGCCGCCGTCGCCGCCGGGGCCCACGCCGACGTGCGGACCGCCTCGGCGGCGATGGGCCGGGTGCGCCAGGCGGCGTACCGGCCGGACCCGCAGCGGGCCGACGCGTACGACCGGCTCTACGCCGAGTACCGCGCCCTGCACGACCGGTTCGCCACCGACGGCACGCTGCACCGGCTGCGCCGCATCCGCAACGCCGCCCTGGCCGCGGCCACCGGCACCGCCCCGACCGCCCCGACCGACCCGAGTGACGCGACTCAGCCGACCGACCCGAGCGAGGCACCGTGA
- a CDS encoding substrate-binding domain-containing protein, whose amino-acid sequence MRSAPPPRRSSGVIRFTVLLAATSVVLSAAACSKQGAGAASPAASGSTAASIQGDITFNDANLAKLDQSIKDALAGKDLSQLDEAMVVNVAVDYWNAGRVGFTKGTGELSVKGTFQAPANGRLDQQLSMLSALHSQNLTGLEVSAIDATAVKAPIDSYTSAGVPVLAIDSPLPPEDGAALYLGTPNYQAGQQAGEAMKAALGGKGQVVVLVGSLTASNAVQRIQGFEEALKGSDVKVIQKISDGMDQSKALSNAENAFQTNATLATLRGISHRGVLTPAADRAHADRIVRDLKVRLHSPEQPIGDLSGGNQQKVVFGRWLAARPRVLLLDEPTRGVDVGAKADIYRLIDDAAKEGLAVLAASSELEELLWICHRIVVMAHGRIVADIPRDRFSKERIMTAAAGTPAGTEAST is encoded by the coding sequence GTGCGCTCCGCTCCCCCGCCCCGCCGAAGCTCCGGAGTCATCCGGTTCACCGTCCTGCTGGCGGCCACCTCAGTCGTGCTGTCCGCAGCCGCCTGCAGCAAGCAGGGCGCCGGTGCCGCGAGCCCCGCCGCGTCCGGTTCCACCGCCGCGAGCATCCAGGGCGACATCACCTTCAACGACGCCAACCTGGCCAAGCTGGACCAGTCGATCAAGGACGCCCTCGCCGGCAAGGACCTCTCGCAGCTCGACGAGGCCATGGTGGTCAACGTCGCGGTGGACTACTGGAACGCCGGCAGGGTCGGCTTCACCAAGGGCACGGGCGAACTGTCCGTCAAGGGCACCTTCCAGGCACCCGCCAACGGCCGGCTCGATCAGCAGCTCTCCATGCTCTCGGCGCTGCACTCGCAGAACCTCACCGGCCTGGAGGTGTCGGCGATCGACGCCACCGCCGTCAAGGCCCCGATCGACTCCTACACAAGCGCCGGCGTCCCGGTCCTGGCCATCGACTCCCCGCTGCCTCCCGAGGACGGCGCGGCGCTCTACCTCGGCACCCCGAACTACCAGGCCGGGCAGCAGGCCGGCGAGGCGATGAAGGCCGCCCTCGGCGGCAAGGGCCAGGTGGTGGTCCTGGTCGGCTCGCTCACCGCCTCCAACGCCGTCCAGCGCATCCAGGGCTTCGAGGAGGCGCTCAAAGGCTCGGACGTCAAGGTGATCCAGAAGATCAGCGACGGCATGGACCAGTCCAAGGCCCTGTCCAACGCCGAGAACGCCTTCCAGACCAACGCCACCCTGGCCACCCTGCGAGGGATCAGCCACCGCGGCGTGCTCACCCCGGCCGCGGACCGGGCACACGCCGACCGGATCGTCCGGGACCTCAAGGTCCGCCTGCACAGCCCGGAGCAGCCGATCGGCGACCTGTCCGGGGGCAACCAGCAGAAGGTGGTCTTCGGCCGCTGGCTGGCCGCGCGCCCCCGCGTGCTGCTGCTCGACGAACCCACCCGAGGAGTGGACGTCGGCGCCAAGGCGGACATCTACCGCCTGATCGACGACGCCGCCAAGGAGGGGCTCGCGGTCCTCGCCGCCTCCTCCGAGCTGGAGGAACTGCTGTGGATCTGCCACCGGATCGTGGTGATGGCACACGGCCGGATCGTCGCGGACATCCCGCGCGACCGGTTCAGCAAGGAACGCATCATGACCGCCGCGGCAGGGACGCCGGCGGGGACGGAGGCCTCGACATGA
- a CDS encoding ABC transporter permease encodes MTTDAAPAPAEEQERDASTVGGSALSRLARSPEIGVVLACVLLFVGLAIAKPAFAGAVNLQNMGADLAQYGVIAIGESLVILTGGIDLSVGALLGLSVVLAAWFNVRAGMPAALAILCTLALTGLVGWIHGLAVTKLAMPPFVTTLVTYTVAQGASLAITSGIPVVGISGFFGDLSQTFVAQVPLPAVLFAVIAVAAWFFLERTYAGRQVYAVGGNKEAARLAGIRGDRRVIAMYVTSSTLAGFGGVLVAGRMGVGSPTVGVGWELSAIAAAVIGGVSLVGGQGRILGIVAGAVLLELINDGMIALAVNADYTNIVLGVVLGLAILADRLRARRLSRRG; translated from the coding sequence ATGACCACCGATGCGGCACCGGCTCCGGCCGAAGAACAGGAGAGGGACGCGAGCACCGTGGGCGGGTCGGCACTGAGCCGGCTCGCGCGCAGCCCCGAGATCGGCGTGGTGCTCGCCTGCGTCCTGCTCTTCGTCGGCTTGGCGATCGCCAAGCCGGCCTTCGCCGGAGCGGTCAACCTGCAGAACATGGGCGCTGACCTGGCCCAGTACGGGGTGATCGCGATCGGCGAGTCCCTGGTCATCCTGACCGGCGGCATCGACCTGTCGGTGGGCGCGCTGCTGGGCCTGTCGGTCGTGCTCGCGGCATGGTTCAACGTCAGGGCCGGGATGCCGGCCGCACTGGCCATCCTGTGCACGCTGGCCCTGACCGGCCTGGTCGGGTGGATCCACGGACTGGCCGTCACCAAGCTCGCCATGCCGCCGTTCGTCACCACGCTGGTCACCTACACCGTCGCCCAGGGTGCGTCGCTGGCGATCACCTCCGGCATCCCGGTGGTCGGCATCTCCGGCTTCTTCGGCGACCTCAGCCAGACCTTCGTGGCACAAGTCCCCTTGCCCGCCGTACTGTTCGCCGTGATCGCGGTCGCAGCCTGGTTCTTCCTGGAACGCACATACGCGGGCCGCCAGGTGTACGCGGTGGGCGGCAACAAGGAGGCCGCCCGACTGGCCGGCATCCGCGGCGACCGACGAGTCATCGCCATGTACGTCACCAGCTCAACTCTGGCCGGCTTCGGCGGCGTGCTGGTGGCAGGGCGGATGGGCGTCGGATCCCCGACGGTCGGCGTGGGCTGGGAACTGTCCGCCATAGCGGCGGCGGTGATCGGCGGGGTCTCCCTGGTCGGCGGGCAGGGGCGCATCCTCGGCATCGTCGCGGGCGCCGTGCTGCTGGAGCTGATCAACGACGGCATGATCGCGCTCGCGGTCAACGCCGACTACACCAACATCGTGCTGGGTGTCGTGCTCGGGCTGGCGATCCTCGCCGACCGGCTCCGCGCCCGGCGGTTGTCCCGCCGCGGATAG
- a CDS encoding LacI family DNA-binding transcriptional regulator, with the protein MGTATDGAEQRQPVMADVAKLAGVSHQTVSRVLNGAPHVRPDTRERVLAAIRELDYRPNSAARALVTRRSQTLGVVSFDSTLYGPASMLDGIERAARSAGYFVSVASLRSLDSRSVQEAVDRLRDQGVEGVVVIAPQTSAISAVAKLSSSVPVVAVGSGTQARVPMVSVDNRAGAEAATRHLLDLGHRTVHHLAGPAGWMESEDRQDGWRRTLEAAGVEAPPVESGDWSARSGYEAGLRIARTAGVSAVFCANDHMALGLLRAFHEAGRSIPRDISVVGFDDIPEAAYFTPPLTTVRQDFGELGRRALELLVAELAGARAAQVRVRISPEMVLRRSAGPAARG; encoded by the coding sequence GTGGGAACAGCAACCGACGGCGCGGAGCAGCGCCAGCCGGTGATGGCGGATGTCGCGAAGCTGGCCGGGGTGTCCCACCAGACGGTGTCCCGGGTCCTCAACGGCGCGCCGCACGTGCGACCTGACACCCGGGAGCGGGTGCTCGCCGCGATACGGGAGCTCGACTACCGGCCGAACTCCGCTGCTCGAGCCCTGGTGACGCGGCGTTCGCAGACGCTCGGCGTGGTGAGCTTCGACAGCACGCTGTACGGGCCCGCCTCGATGCTGGACGGTATCGAGCGGGCGGCCCGCAGCGCCGGGTACTTCGTCAGCGTCGCCAGCCTGCGCTCGTTGGACAGCCGCTCGGTCCAGGAGGCCGTGGACCGCCTGCGCGACCAGGGCGTCGAAGGCGTCGTGGTGATAGCGCCGCAGACCTCCGCGATCAGTGCGGTCGCCAAGCTGTCCAGCTCGGTGCCGGTGGTCGCGGTGGGGTCGGGCACCCAGGCGAGAGTGCCGATGGTGTCGGTGGACAACCGGGCGGGGGCGGAGGCGGCCACCCGGCACCTGCTGGACCTCGGGCACCGCACGGTGCACCACCTGGCCGGGCCGGCGGGCTGGATGGAGAGCGAGGACCGCCAGGACGGCTGGCGCCGCACCCTGGAGGCCGCCGGGGTCGAGGCGCCGCCGGTCGAGAGCGGCGACTGGAGCGCGCGGTCCGGTTACGAGGCCGGACTGCGGATCGCACGGACCGCCGGGGTCAGCGCGGTGTTCTGCGCCAACGACCACATGGCGCTCGGCCTGCTCCGGGCCTTCCACGAGGCCGGCCGGTCGATCCCCCGCGACATCAGCGTGGTCGGGTTCGACGACATCCCCGAGGCGGCGTACTTCACCCCGCCGCTGACCACCGTGCGGCAGGACTTCGGGGAGCTGGGCCGACGGGCGCTCGAACTGCTCGTCGCGGAGCTGGCGGGCGCGCGGGCGGCGCAGGTCCGGGTCCGGATCTCACCCGAGATGGTGCTGCGCCGAAGTGCCGGACCCGCCGCGCGCGGCTGA